A single region of the Chionomys nivalis chromosome 5, mChiNiv1.1, whole genome shotgun sequence genome encodes:
- the Ppox gene encoding protoporphyrinogen oxidase isoform X1 → MGRTVIVLGGGISGLVASYHLIRGPSPPKVILVEGSKRLGGWIRSVRGSGGAIFELGPRGIRPAGVLGARTLLLVSELGLESEVLPVPGNHPAAQNRFLYVGGALHPLPSGLRGLLRPSPPFSKPLFWAGLRDLMKPRGKEPDETVHSFAQRRLGPEVASLAIDSLCRGVFAGNSRELSVRSCFPSLFQAEQTHRSILLGLLLGAGRSPQPDSSLIRQARAERWSQWSLRGGLEMLPQALHDHLTSKGVTIFRGQPVCGLSLQPEGRWKVSLGDSSLQADHIISAIPAAELSKLLPAEAAPLAHVLSTITAVSVAVVNLQYQGAHLPVQGFGHLVPSSEDPTVLGVVYDSVAFPEHDGNPPGLRVTVMLGGYWLQKLEANGHELSPELLRQQAQEAVATQLGLKEPPSHCLVHLHKNCIPQYTLGHWQKLESAMRFLTAQRLPLTLAGASYEGVAVNDCIESGRQAAVAVLGTESNS, encoded by the exons GCAGCAAGCGTTTGGGAGGTTGGATCCGCTCAGTCCGAGGATCAGGTGGTGCTATCTTTGAACTTGGACCTCGAGGAATTAGGCCAGCTGGAGTGCTGGGAGCCCGGACCCTGCTCCTG GTTTCTGAGCTTGGCTTGGAGTCAGAAGTCTTGCCTGTCCCGGGGAATCATCCAGCTGCCCAGAACAGGTTCCTGTATGTAGGGGGTGCCCTGCACCCCCTACCCTCTGGCCTCAG GGGGCTACTCCGCCCTTCACCCCCCTTCTCCAAACCTCTGTTTTGGGCTGGGCTGAGGGATTTGATGAAGCCCAGGGGCAAAGAGCCTGATGAGACTGTGCACAGTTTTGCCCAGCGCCGCCTTGGACCTGAG GTGGCATCTTTAGCCATCGACAGTCTTTGCCGAGGAGTGTTTGCAGGCAACAGCCGTGAGCTCAGTGTCCGGTCCTGCTTTCCCAGTCTCTTCCAAGCTGAGCAAACCCATCGGTCCATATTACTGGGGCTGCTGCTGGGGGCAG GACGGAGTCCACAGCCAGACTCCTCATTAATTCGTCAGGCCCGGGCTGAGCGGTGGAGCCAGTGGTCACTCCGTGGAGGGCTGGAGATGTTGCCCCAGGCCCTTCACGACCACCTAACCAGTAAAGGAGTCACTATCTTCAGAGGCCAGCCAGTCTGTGGGCTCAGCCTCCAGCCAGAAGGGCGCTGGAAG GTGTCTCTAGGGGACAGCAGTCTGCAGGCTGACCACATTATCAGTGCCATTCCAGCTGCAG AGCTCAGCAAGCTGCTCCCTGCCGAGGCTGCACCTCTAGCTCATGTCCTGAGTACCATCACTGCTGTATCTGTCGCTGTGGTGAATCTGCAGTACCAAGGAGCTCATCTGCCTGTTCAG GGATTTGGACATTTGGTGCCATCATCAGAAGACCCAACTGTTCTGGGAGTCGTATATGACTCAGTTGCTTTTCCTGAGCATGATGGGAACCCCCCAGGCCTCAGAGTAACT GTGATGCTGGGAGGCTACTGGTTACAGAAGTTGGAAGCTAATGGTCATGAATTGTCTCCAGAGCTGCTCCGACAGCAAGCACAGGAAGCAGTTGCTACACAGTTAGGACTGAAGGAGCCACCAAGTCACTGCTTAGTCCATCTACACAAG AACTGTATCCCTCAGTACACACTAGGACACTGGCAAAAACTAG aGTCAGCTATGCGCTTCCTGACTGCTCAAAGGTTGCCCCTGACTTTGGCTGGAGCTTCCTATGAGGGGGTCGCGGTCAATGACTGTATAGAGAGTGGACGGCAGGCAGCAGTTGCTGTCCTGGGCACAGAATCTAACAGCTga
- the Ppox gene encoding protoporphyrinogen oxidase isoform X2, with translation MKPRGKEPDETVHSFAQRRLGPEVASLAIDSLCRGVFAGNSRELSVRSCFPSLFQAEQTHRSILLGLLLGAGRSPQPDSSLIRQARAERWSQWSLRGGLEMLPQALHDHLTSKGVTIFRGQPVCGLSLQPEGRWKVSLGDSSLQADHIISAIPAAELSKLLPAEAAPLAHVLSTITAVSVAVVNLQYQGAHLPVQGFGHLVPSSEDPTVLGVVYDSVAFPEHDGNPPGLRVTVMLGGYWLQKLEANGHELSPELLRQQAQEAVATQLGLKEPPSHCLVHLHKNCIPQYTLGHWQKLESAMRFLTAQRLPLTLAGASYEGVAVNDCIESGRQAAVAVLGTESNS, from the exons ATGAAGCCCAGGGGCAAAGAGCCTGATGAGACTGTGCACAGTTTTGCCCAGCGCCGCCTTGGACCTGAG GTGGCATCTTTAGCCATCGACAGTCTTTGCCGAGGAGTGTTTGCAGGCAACAGCCGTGAGCTCAGTGTCCGGTCCTGCTTTCCCAGTCTCTTCCAAGCTGAGCAAACCCATCGGTCCATATTACTGGGGCTGCTGCTGGGGGCAG GACGGAGTCCACAGCCAGACTCCTCATTAATTCGTCAGGCCCGGGCTGAGCGGTGGAGCCAGTGGTCACTCCGTGGAGGGCTGGAGATGTTGCCCCAGGCCCTTCACGACCACCTAACCAGTAAAGGAGTCACTATCTTCAGAGGCCAGCCAGTCTGTGGGCTCAGCCTCCAGCCAGAAGGGCGCTGGAAG GTGTCTCTAGGGGACAGCAGTCTGCAGGCTGACCACATTATCAGTGCCATTCCAGCTGCAG AGCTCAGCAAGCTGCTCCCTGCCGAGGCTGCACCTCTAGCTCATGTCCTGAGTACCATCACTGCTGTATCTGTCGCTGTGGTGAATCTGCAGTACCAAGGAGCTCATCTGCCTGTTCAG GGATTTGGACATTTGGTGCCATCATCAGAAGACCCAACTGTTCTGGGAGTCGTATATGACTCAGTTGCTTTTCCTGAGCATGATGGGAACCCCCCAGGCCTCAGAGTAACT GTGATGCTGGGAGGCTACTGGTTACAGAAGTTGGAAGCTAATGGTCATGAATTGTCTCCAGAGCTGCTCCGACAGCAAGCACAGGAAGCAGTTGCTACACAGTTAGGACTGAAGGAGCCACCAAGTCACTGCTTAGTCCATCTACACAAG AACTGTATCCCTCAGTACACACTAGGACACTGGCAAAAACTAG aGTCAGCTATGCGCTTCCTGACTGCTCAAAGGTTGCCCCTGACTTTGGCTGGAGCTTCCTATGAGGGGGTCGCGGTCAATGACTGTATAGAGAGTGGACGGCAGGCAGCAGTTGCTGTCCTGGGCACAGAATCTAACAGCTga
- the B4galt3 gene encoding beta-1,4-galactosyltransferase 3 translates to MLRRLLERPCTLALLVGSQLAVMMYLSLGGFRSLSALFGRDQGPTFDYSHPRDVYSNLSHLPGAPVAAGAPPAQALPYCPERSPFLVGPVSVSFSPVPSLAEIVERNPRVEPGGRYRPAECEPRSRTAIIVPHRAREHHLRLLLYHLHPFLQRQQLAYGIYVIHQAGNGTFNRAKLLNVGVREALRDEEWDCLFLHDVDLLPENDHNLYVCDPRGPRHVAVAMNKFGYSLPYPQYFGGVSALTPDQYLKMNGFPNEYWGWGGEDDDIATRVRLAGMKISRPPTSVGHYKMVKHRGDKGNEENPHRFDLLVRTQNSWTQDGMNSLTYQLLARELGPLYTNITADIGTDPRGPRSSGPRYPPGSSQAFRQEMLQRRPPVRPGPLPTANHTAPHGSH, encoded by the exons ATGTTGCGGAGGCTACTGGAGAGGCCATGCACATTGGCTCTGCTTGTGGGCTCCCAGCTGGCGGTTATGATGTATCTGTCTCTTGGGGGCTTCCGAAGCCTTAGTGCCCTATTTGGTCGAGATCAGGGCCCAACGTTTGATTATTCTCATCCCCGCGATGTCTATAGTAACCTCAGTCACCTGCCTGGAGCCCCTGTCGCGGCGGGTGCTCCTCCAGCTCAAGCTCTGCCTTACTGTCCAGAAAGATCTCCTTTCTTAG TGGGTCCTGTGTCAGTATCCTTCAGCCCAGTGCCATCACTAGCAGAGATTGTGGAACGGAACCCCCGGGTGGAACCAGGGGGCCGGTACCGTCCTGCAGAATGTGAGCCGCGCTCCCGAACGGCCATAATTGTGCCCCATCGTGCCAGGGAGCACCATCTGCGTCTGCTGCTCTATCACCTGCACCCCTTCCTACAGCGCCAGCAGCTTGCCTATGGCATCTATGTCATCCACCAG GCTGGAAATGGAACGTTTAACAGGGCAAAGCTACTGAATGTTGGGGTGCGGGAAGCCCTGCGCGATGAAGAATGGGACTGCTTGTTCTTACATGACGTGGACCTCCTTCCAGAAAATGATCATAACCTGTATGTGTGCGATCCCCGGGGGCCCCGCCATGTTGCTGTTGCCATGAACAAGTTTGGATACAG ccTCCCGTACCCCCAGTACTTTGGTGGGGTTTCGGCGCTCACTCCTGACCAGTACCTGAAGATGAACGGCTTCCCCAATGAATACTGGGGCTGGGGTGGTGAGGATGATGACATTGCTACCAG GGTACGTCTGGCTGGGATGAAGATCTCTCGACCACCCACCTCTGTGGGACACTATAAGATGGTGAAGCACAGAGGGGACAAAGGCAACGAGGAAAATCCCCACAG ATTTGACCTCCTGGTCCGCACCCAGAATTCTTGGACGCAAGATGGAATGAACTCACTGACATACCAGTTGCTGGCTAGAGAGCTGGGTCCTCTCTATACCAACATCACTGCAGACATTGGGACTGACCCTCGGGGTCCTCGGTCCTCTGGTCCCCGATACCCACCGGGCTCCTCCCAGGCCTTCCGACAAGAGATGCTGCAACGCCGGCCCCCAGTTAGGCCTGGCCCTCTGCCTACTGCCAACCACACAGCTCCCCACGGTTCACACTGA